The Brassica oleracea var. oleracea cultivar TO1000 chromosome C6, BOL, whole genome shotgun sequence genome includes a region encoding these proteins:
- the LOC106301072 gene encoding cytosolic isocitrate dehydrogenase [NADP]-like has protein sequence MAFEKIKVANPIVEMDGDEMTRVIWKSIKDKLITPFVELDIKYFDLGLPHRDATDDKVTVESAEATKKYNVAIKCATITPDEGRVTEFGLKQMWRSPNGTIRNILNGTVFREPILCKNVPKLVPGWTKPICIGRHAFGDQYRATDAVIKGPGKLTMTFEGKDGKTETEVFTFTGEGGVAMAMYNTDESIRAFAEASMNTAYEKKWPLYLSTKNTILKKYDGRFKDIFQEVYEASWKSKYEAAGIWYEHRLIDDMVAYALKSEGGYVWACKNYDGDVQSDFLAQGFGSLGLMTSVLVCPDGKTIEAEAAHGTVTRHYRVHQKGGETSTNSIASIFAWTRGLAHRAKLDDNSKLLEFTEKLEAACVGTVESGKMTKDLALIIHGSKLSRDTYLNTEEFIDAVADELKTRLGVKA, from the exons ATGGCGTTCGAGAAGATCAAGGTTGCAAATCCCATCGTTGAGATGGATG GTGATGAAATGACTCGAGTTATCTGGAAGTCCATCAAGGACAAG CTTATTACCCCTTTTGTGGAGTTGGATATCAAGTACTTCGACCTTGGTCTTCCTCACCGTGATGCTACCGATGACAAAGTTACTGTTGAAAGTGCTGAAGCCACTAAGAA GTATAATGTGGCGATCAAGTGTGCCACCATCACTCCAG ATGAAGGCCGTGTAACGGAATTTGGCTTGAAGCAGATGTGGAGAAGTCCCAATGGTACCATCAGGAATATTCTGAATG GAACTGTATTTAGAGAACCAATTCTCTGCAAAAATGTTCCCAAGCTTGTCCCGG GCTGGACAAAGCCCATCTGCATTGGAAGGCATGCTTTTGGTGATCAGTACCGTGCCACTGATGCTGTTATCAAGGGACCAGGAAAACTGACTATGACTTTCG AGGGAAAGGATGGGAAAACTGAAACTGAAGTGTTCACATTTACTGGTGAAGGCGGTGTTGCTATGGCCATGTACAACACTGATGAG TCCATCCGTGCTTTTGCTGAGGCATCGATGAACACTGCTTATGAGAAGAAGTGGCCACTTTATCTTAGCACAAAGAACACCATTCTTAAGAAATACGATGGCAG ATTCAAAGACATCTTCCAGGAAGTGTATGAAGCCAGCTGGAAATCAAAGTATGAAGCTGCTGGAATATG GTATGAGCATCGTCTCATTGATGATATGGTGGCTTACGCTCTGAAGAGCGAGGGAGGCTATGTGTGGGCATGCAAAAACTATGATGGTGATGTCCAAAGCGATTTCCTCGCACAAG GGTTCGGGTCACTTGGATTGATGACATCTGTTCTG GTCTGCCCGGATGGGAAGACGATTGAAGCTGAAGCAGCTCATGGAACCGTTACCCGTCACTACAGGGTTCACCAGAAAGGTGGCGAGACCAGCACAAACAGCATAGCCTCCATCTTTGCTTGGACTCGTGGACTTGCACACAG GGCTAAGTTAGATGACAACTCAAAACTCTTGGAGTTTACTGAGAAGCTCGAAGCTGCTTGTGTCGGTACAGTGGAGTCTGGAAAAATGACCAAAGATCTTGCTCTCATCATTCATGGCTCAAA GCTCTCGAGGGACACTTACCTGAACACGGAGGAGTTCATCGATGCAGTTGCGGATGAGCTCAAAACAAGACTCGGCGTCAAAGCTTAA